The region GGTATCCTGCTTTACTTCTGGGGACAAGCCCAGGAAGTGGATGCGGTCCGTGGACGCCGTGCTGCCGCGGCCGAGCAGAAGGCGAAAGAGAAAGCTTAATCTTTCCCATGCTATCAGATGCCCTGTACAAGCATCGAGAACTTTTTTGTGCGGCCGATTTTCCCTGACAATCGGCCGCATTTTGCTTATCACATGCCCCAGTCATTGCTAGAATGAGGGGGCATCGGGTGGCACTCGTTCCCCCGCAATTGTGCTCACAAATTGTCTCTTCTCCAACAAGGCGGAACCATGTTTCGCATCGTGCATGCGTTAGCGATTTCGGTCCTGATGGCGACCTGCGGCGGGCAAGCCTTTGCTGCGGAAAACGATCTCGCTACGAACACGTCAGAGCCGACGATGCATGCCATGGCCGCGCGGATCGATGCCCTCGTTCAGCAGCGGCTCGATCAGGAAAATGTTCCTGCCGCTCCGCTGGCCTCCGATGGCGAATTCATTCGTCGCATCTATTTGGATCTTGCGGGAACCATTCCGACCGTCGCCCAAACGCGGGCCTACCTCGCCGACGATTCGCCGAACAAGCGCGAGAACTTGATCTCGCAGCTCTTAAGTTCGCCAGCCTATCCCAGCCACATGGCGAACACCTGGCGTGCACTCGTTCTCGAAGCCACCGACGACCCGCAAAGCCTGCAGAACGAACAAGGGCTTCAACAATGGCTACGTGGTAAGTTCCGCCAAAATGTTCGCTACGACCGACTCGTGGAAGAGTTCCTTACAGCTACGCAAGGAAGTGACGGCCCTGGTTATTTCTACGCGGCGCAAGAACTCAAGCCTGAGATGCTCGCGTCGGAAACTTCGCGAATCTTTCTGGGTTTACAGCTCGAATGTGCTCAGTGTCACGACCATCCTTTCGATCGCTGGAAACAGCACGACTTCTGGGGCCTGGCCGCATTCTTCGCTCAACTGGAACGTCCTGCGAATGACAACATTGTGGGACTCGGGCGTTTCGACATTGTCGATCGAAACGTCGGTGAAGTGACCATCCCGGAAACGGAAGAAGTGGTACCGCCAGCATTCCCCGGGACCGATGTTAGCTACGCATCGTTTGGCGGGACGCGTCGGCAGCAGTTGGCGATCTGGATGGTTTCGCGCGACAACCCTTACATGCCTCGGCGTGCAGTGAACTGGGCTTGGGCCCACATGATGGGGCGCGGCTTGGTTTCCCCTGCCGATGACATGTCGCCGCAAAATCCTGCAAGCCATCCAGAACTACTCGACGAACTGACGACCTACTTCATCCAAACCGGTTTTGACCTCCGGCAGTTGCTGCAAACGATCGCACTGACGGACACTTATGCTCGCAGCAGCGAAGCCGTTTCCGATTCAGAAGCGCCGCCGGAGCTGTTTGCTCGGATGGCAGTAAAGTCGCTTACCCCGGAACAGCTTTACGATGCCCTGTTGAAAGTAG is a window of Bremerella sp. TYQ1 DNA encoding:
- a CDS encoding DUF1549 and DUF1553 domain-containing protein, translated to MFRIVHALAISVLMATCGGQAFAAENDLATNTSEPTMHAMAARIDALVQQRLDQENVPAAPLASDGEFIRRIYLDLAGTIPTVAQTRAYLADDSPNKRENLISQLLSSPAYPSHMANTWRALVLEATDDPQSLQNEQGLQQWLRGKFRQNVRYDRLVEEFLTATQGSDGPGYFYAAQELKPEMLASETSRIFLGLQLECAQCHDHPFDRWKQHDFWGLAAFFAQLERPANDNIVGLGRFDIVDRNVGEVTIPETEEVVPPAFPGTDVSYASFGGTRRQQLAIWMVSRDNPYMPRRAVNWAWAHMMGRGLVSPADDMSPQNPASHPELLDELTTYFIQTGFDLRQLLQTIALTDTYARSSEAVSDSEAPPELFARMAVKSLTPEQLYDALLKVGLLRGGNGPQVNLGGRNVFVARMRTASKDRTSFDTGMPQALAVMNGPPVSTATSPETSGLLQAVSAPFLSDDQRLNVLFLAAYSRTPNEAELARYKQFLSQSSPSDQSAALGDILWVLANSAEFMLNH